Proteins from a single region of Lysinibacillus sp. JNUCC-52:
- a CDS encoding aminotransferase class I/II-fold pyridoxal phosphate-dependent enzyme, whose product MKQHIETALIHAGVRDGYENKKGAVNVPMYVSSTFHQESIDEFGEYDYARSGNPTRDALEKAVAELEGGVRAHAFSSGIAAVSAALMLLSQGDHIVITEDVYGGTYRFVSKVLPRFGISHTFVDFSDLAAIEAAITPATKLLYMETPSNPTLGITDIRGVVALAKQYQCLTFLDNTFMTPLHQRPLDLGVDVVIHSATKFLSGHSDIIAGLTVTADEQLGNDLYFIQNSFGNILGVQDCFTLLQNMKTTDVRFSRSTASAQKIAQFLESNPVVEQVYYPGLASHPGYDIHHSQCTSPGAVLSFRLPNYAAAKALVEAMKIPVFAVSLGGVESILSYPAKMSHAAMEPEERSKRGITDGLLRFSVGLEHVDDLIADFAQALEFAAKA is encoded by the coding sequence ATGAAGCAACATATTGAAACAGCGCTGATCCACGCTGGTGTGCGTGATGGCTATGAAAATAAAAAAGGTGCAGTAAATGTGCCAATGTATGTATCCTCTACGTTTCATCAAGAGAGCATCGATGAGTTCGGGGAGTATGACTATGCACGTTCTGGTAACCCGACGCGCGATGCATTAGAAAAAGCTGTTGCAGAGCTTGAAGGTGGCGTTCGAGCACACGCCTTCTCTTCAGGAATTGCGGCTGTTTCCGCAGCATTAATGTTATTATCTCAAGGTGACCACATCGTTATTACTGAAGATGTCTATGGTGGCACATATCGCTTTGTTTCGAAAGTATTACCTCGTTTTGGGATTTCTCATACATTCGTTGATTTCTCTGATTTAGCGGCGATTGAAGCAGCGATTACACCTGCAACTAAGCTTCTTTATATGGAAACACCATCAAATCCAACACTCGGGATTACTGACATTCGTGGGGTAGTTGCGTTAGCTAAACAATATCAATGTTTAACATTTTTAGATAATACGTTTATGACGCCTTTACACCAACGTCCTCTTGATTTAGGGGTAGACGTAGTCATTCATAGTGCTACGAAATTTTTATCTGGTCACTCTGATATTATTGCTGGTCTAACAGTTACAGCCGATGAGCAATTAGGAAACGACCTTTACTTTATCCAAAATTCTTTTGGCAATATATTAGGTGTGCAAGATTGCTTCACATTACTGCAAAACATGAAAACTACGGATGTGCGCTTTAGTCGTTCTACGGCATCCGCACAAAAGATTGCACAGTTTTTAGAATCGAACCCAGTTGTGGAACAAGTGTATTATCCAGGTCTTGCTTCACATCCTGGTTACGATATCCATCATAGCCAATGTACAAGTCCAGGTGCAGTATTGTCTTTCCGCCTACCAAACTATGCCGCAGCAAAAGCATTAGTGGAAGCTATGAAAATCCCTGTTTTTGCAGTATCTCTCGGTGGTGTAGAATCCATTCTCTCCTACCCAGCTAAAATGAGCCATGCAGCGATGGAGCCTGAAGAACGTTCAAAACGTGGAATTACAGATGGCCTATTACGATTTTCAGTAGGATTAGAGCATGTTGATGATCTAATTGCCGACTTTGCCCAAGCATTAGAATTTGCTGCTAAAGCATAA
- a CDS encoding sensor domain-containing diguanylate cyclase, translated as MDIIKKVLWQNTIRNQLRRGHIVIIFIMSLCIFIPTIFNEYQQTINHQKEEMTNYLDAQTYFVESWLMERSEDIHTITNLTFVKDYQYEQTQAFFQEYKKQTVFTDLVFVNKEGIVQFDTVNENQQNGIGIDVKNRTYFQIAKKTKQQYITDVLISKVTKEPIIAFASPILDEQQQFNGVVFGTVNFKTVDLLLNESRVGFQGHAYIVNQDGTLLTELGPNKKEATAIIPNILSQNYNIEERILTIAQANQAQSPINFYKDAKGEWVLAKSKPINQGKWYFISEVNLLEAYTPLIKRFGLLAICILFGTFLTIKVMLMITKKIEEPIQQLLKGVDKVEQGYYDYQINEKQLVPYAKEFQELCTSFNEMSAKVKEDTILLRELSVTCQLTKLYNRRYLIEQGELVFQDCKSKKHHCSCIAIDIDFFKNVNDTYGHLVGDEVLKHVAKIIKESVRIKDITTRYGGEEFVILSPATTLDSAVKIAERIRKNVEECPFTLGEQFIPMTVSVGIAEFANDKDISTFYDLIDKADQALYIAKESGRNMLRAYDGINNFVIR; from the coding sequence TTGGACATAATTAAAAAGGTTTTATGGCAAAATACGATAAGGAACCAGCTTCGAAGAGGGCATATCGTGATTATTTTTATCATGAGTTTATGTATTTTTATTCCGACAATTTTTAATGAATATCAGCAAACGATTAACCATCAAAAAGAAGAAATGACCAATTACTTAGATGCTCAAACGTACTTTGTTGAAAGCTGGTTAATGGAGCGTTCTGAAGATATACATACAATAACAAATTTAACTTTTGTCAAAGACTATCAATATGAACAAACGCAGGCATTTTTTCAAGAATATAAAAAACAAACAGTTTTTACTGATTTAGTCTTTGTAAACAAAGAAGGAATAGTACAATTCGATACAGTGAACGAAAATCAACAGAATGGGATTGGTATCGATGTGAAAAATCGTACATATTTTCAAATAGCTAAAAAAACGAAACAGCAATATATTACAGATGTATTAATTAGTAAAGTAACAAAAGAGCCCATTATTGCTTTCGCATCTCCAATATTAGATGAGCAACAACAATTTAATGGTGTAGTTTTTGGTACTGTAAATTTTAAAACAGTTGATTTGCTCTTAAATGAATCAAGAGTGGGCTTTCAGGGTCATGCTTATATAGTCAATCAGGATGGGACATTATTGACTGAATTAGGTCCCAATAAGAAAGAAGCTACTGCAATTATTCCAAATATATTGTCGCAAAACTATAACATTGAAGAACGAATATTAACGATTGCTCAAGCCAATCAAGCTCAATCACCTATTAATTTCTATAAGGATGCAAAAGGAGAATGGGTGTTGGCAAAAAGTAAGCCAATTAATCAAGGGAAATGGTACTTTATTTCTGAAGTCAATCTGTTGGAAGCATATACACCTTTAATCAAACGCTTTGGCTTATTAGCAATTTGTATTTTATTTGGTACATTTTTAACTATTAAAGTTATGTTAATGATAACGAAAAAAATAGAAGAGCCGATCCAACAATTACTTAAAGGTGTTGATAAGGTTGAACAAGGATACTATGATTATCAAATTAATGAAAAACAGTTAGTACCGTATGCCAAAGAGTTTCAAGAGCTTTGTACATCTTTTAATGAGATGAGTGCGAAAGTGAAAGAAGATACAATATTACTTAGAGAGTTATCGGTTACTTGTCAACTAACGAAACTATATAATCGGCGTTATTTAATTGAGCAAGGTGAGCTTGTTTTTCAAGATTGTAAAAGCAAAAAGCATCATTGTTCCTGTATAGCGATTGATATCGATTTCTTCAAAAATGTTAATGATACATATGGGCATCTAGTTGGGGATGAGGTATTAAAGCATGTAGCAAAGATTATTAAAGAATCCGTACGAATAAAAGATATTACAACGAGATATGGTGGAGAGGAATTTGTAATATTATCTCCAGCAACGACATTGGATAGTGCTGTAAAAATAGCTGAACGAATAAGAAAAAATGTTGAAGAATGTCCTTTTACTTTAGGTGAGCAGTTTATTCCGATGACAGTGAGTGTGGGCATTGCAGAATTTGCAAATGATAAGGACATTTCGACTTTTTATGATTTAATTGATAAGGCAGACCAGGCGCTTTACATTGCTAAGGAAAGTGGTCGGAATATGTTAAGAGCGTATGATGGTATAAATAACTTTGTGATACGGTAA
- a CDS encoding NUDIX hydrolase, translating to MEVLEKAFGYITREWEGRIQVLVFEQNTLGAGIQIPKGTVEDGETPLEAVLREMVEETGLTNLKVKGLIAQDYAEHYSGAIHKRYFYHLLSNESRPTWQHNPTGLNEGNLRFTFYWIEENDNVVLAKGHGDYLYRVLKNPLC from the coding sequence ATGGAAGTTTTGGAAAAAGCATTTGGTTATATTACGAGGGAATGGGAGGGGCGAATCCAAGTGCTTGTATTTGAACAAAATACACTCGGAGCTGGTATCCAAATTCCAAAAGGGACAGTTGAAGACGGAGAAACGCCTTTAGAAGCAGTACTACGAGAAATGGTAGAGGAAACGGGTTTAACAAATTTGAAAGTAAAAGGCTTAATTGCTCAAGATTATGCCGAACATTATTCTGGAGCCATACATAAACGTTATTTTTACCATTTACTATCAAATGAGTCACGTCCTACATGGCAACACAACCCGACAGGATTAAATGAAGGTAACTTACGATTTACATTTTACTGGATTGAAGAAAACGATAATGTTGTATTAGCAAAAGGACATGGCGATTATTTATATCGGGTATTAAAAAATCCTTTATGTTAA
- a CDS encoding alpha/beta fold hydrolase: MPIYYEEFGNKNAPLIVFLHGGGVSGWMWEKQIEYFAQHYHCLVPDLPGHGKNSEDTYFSMKQAAEQVIDLIEKVSNNRNITIIGFSLGAQIIVQLLSMRPNLVDRAVIYSALVRPMPSLKKWIAPAIKLTSPLISNRTFSKIQAKSLYIPQENFTQYYEDSCRMSQQTLISVLTENMSFSIPENFKYVKTSMLVLVGDKEKSMMKKSANDLVKSNANCKGMVVADIGHGISFANPALFNEIIDNWLSASHSNNSEFFSGC; encoded by the coding sequence TTGCCGATTTATTATGAAGAGTTTGGAAACAAAAATGCGCCACTTATCGTGTTTTTACATGGGGGAGGTGTCAGTGGATGGATGTGGGAAAAACAAATAGAATACTTTGCACAACACTATCATTGTTTAGTCCCTGATTTACCTGGACATGGGAAAAATAGCGAAGATACATATTTTTCAATGAAACAAGCTGCAGAGCAAGTAATTGACCTAATAGAAAAGGTATCTAATAATCGAAACATAACAATTATCGGTTTTTCCTTAGGGGCGCAAATAATTGTACAATTGCTAAGTATGAGACCAAATTTAGTTGATCGTGCAGTTATATATAGTGCTTTAGTAAGGCCTATGCCTAGTTTAAAAAAATGGATTGCTCCAGCGATAAAACTCACTTCTCCTCTTATTTCAAATCGAACATTTTCAAAAATTCAAGCTAAGTCACTTTATATTCCTCAAGAAAACTTTACGCAATATTATGAAGATAGTTGCCGTATGTCTCAACAGACGTTGATATCTGTCCTAACAGAAAATATGTCATTCTCAATACCAGAAAATTTTAAATACGTAAAAACGTCCATGCTTGTGTTGGTTGGGGATAAAGAAAAATCAATGATGAAAAAATCCGCGAACGACTTAGTGAAAAGCAACGCTAACTGTAAAGGAATGGTCGTAGCCGATATTGGACATGGTATTTCCTTTGCGAATCCAGCACTGTTTAATGAAATTATTGATAATTGGCTTAGTGCCAGTCACTCAAACAATTCTGAATTTTTTTCAGGCTGTTAA
- a CDS encoding argininosuccinate synthase → MANKKVVLAYSGGLDTSVAIPWLKEQGWDVIAVCLDVGEGKDLEFVKNKALQVGAIESYMVDAKDEFAEQYALISLQAHTWYEQKYPLVSALSRPLISKKLVEIANQVGADAVAHGCTGKGNDQVRFEVSIKALNPDLEVLAPVREWGWSRDEEIEYAMQHNVPIPATLDSPFSIDQNLWGRANEAGVMEDPWVSPPEEAYGLTVSVENAPNEAEYVEIEFIAGKPVSLNGKEMKLADLIQELNAIAGAHGVGRIDHVENRLVGIKSREVYEIPGAKVLLTAHKELEDLTLVKELAHFKPVIEKKLSELIYDGLWFSPLRDALQAFLAESQQYVNGTVRVKLYKGHAIVEGRKSPNSLYNEKLATYSKEDQFNHASAVGFIELWGLPTVVNSSVNKK, encoded by the coding sequence ATGGCAAATAAAAAAGTAGTATTAGCATACTCAGGCGGTCTTGATACATCTGTAGCAATTCCGTGGTTAAAAGAACAAGGTTGGGACGTAATTGCAGTTTGTCTAGACGTTGGTGAAGGTAAAGATCTTGAATTTGTAAAAAATAAAGCTCTTCAAGTAGGTGCAATTGAATCGTATATGGTTGATGCAAAGGATGAATTCGCTGAACAATATGCACTTATTTCGTTACAGGCGCATACTTGGTACGAACAAAAATACCCATTAGTATCAGCACTATCACGTCCTTTAATTTCTAAAAAATTAGTGGAGATTGCTAACCAAGTGGGTGCAGACGCAGTAGCTCACGGTTGCACAGGTAAAGGTAATGACCAAGTTCGTTTCGAAGTTTCTATTAAAGCATTAAATCCAGATTTAGAGGTTTTAGCACCTGTACGTGAGTGGGGCTGGAGCCGAGATGAAGAAATCGAATATGCAATGCAACATAATGTACCGATTCCTGCAACATTAGATTCACCATTCTCAATTGACCAAAATTTATGGGGCCGTGCAAACGAAGCGGGTGTAATGGAAGATCCTTGGGTATCACCACCCGAAGAAGCTTATGGCTTAACAGTTTCTGTTGAAAATGCACCAAATGAAGCAGAATATGTGGAAATCGAATTCATTGCGGGTAAACCAGTTTCATTAAATGGCAAAGAAATGAAGCTTGCTGATTTAATTCAAGAACTGAACGCAATAGCTGGTGCTCACGGTGTTGGCCGTATCGACCATGTTGAAAACCGTTTAGTTGGTATTAAATCTCGTGAAGTATATGAAATTCCAGGTGCAAAAGTACTTTTAACTGCGCATAAGGAGCTAGAAGACTTAACACTAGTGAAAGAATTAGCACACTTCAAACCAGTTATTGAGAAAAAATTATCTGAACTAATTTACGATGGTTTATGGTTCTCTCCTTTACGTGATGCATTACAAGCATTCCTTGCAGAATCACAACAATACGTAAATGGTACTGTTCGTGTGAAACTTTATAAAGGTCATGCGATTGTCGAAGGACGTAAATCACCAAATTCACTATACAATGAAAAATTAGCAACTTACTCTAAAGAAGACCAATTTAACCACGCATCAGCTGTAGGCTTCATCGAACTATGGGGTCTGCCAACAGTGGTTAACTCTTCAGTTAATAAAAAATAA
- a CDS encoding GNAT family N-acetyltransferase, with amino-acid sequence MLTLIIRQMTEDDISFVQEIAKTSWFATYDGIIPMQIQERFLEAAYSEKRLFTRLQNSLFLVAEFGESLVGFANFSAVNNNGQAELFAIYLLPEAQNNGIGSALLECGIEKIQDITSLTVCVEKDNTIGGHFYKAKGFQQVEEFDDLFDGHILRTIRLELALAKK; translated from the coding sequence GTGTTGACACTCATTATACGACAAATGACGGAAGATGACATCTCTTTTGTGCAAGAAATTGCCAAGACAAGTTGGTTTGCAACATATGACGGAATCATACCGATGCAAATTCAGGAGCGCTTTCTCGAAGCTGCCTATAGCGAAAAACGTTTATTCACACGTCTTCAAAATAGCCTATTTTTAGTTGCTGAATTCGGTGAATCACTTGTTGGCTTTGCGAACTTTTCAGCTGTTAATAACAATGGACAAGCAGAGCTTTTCGCTATTTATTTACTTCCTGAAGCCCAAAACAATGGTATTGGCTCAGCTCTATTAGAATGTGGAATTGAAAAAATACAGGATATCACTTCATTGACTGTATGCGTGGAGAAGGACAATACAATTGGAGGACACTTCTACAAGGCAAAAGGCTTTCAGCAAGTAGAAGAATTCGATGATTTGTTTGATGGGCATATTTTAAGAACAATACGATTAGAGCTTGCGTTAGCAAAAAAATAA
- a CDS encoding DUF3784 domain-containing protein, whose translation MQKLKYVISRYRSRKNVVDRNRIGGIFIVDTIICLIIMIPFLIFAIVLSQGKGAFLLAGYNTMKESKKEIYNEKALAKFMGKIMYGYSFCILLWALDGVFKTEWLFIVSVVLFIGLTVFTLLYANSANRFKK comes from the coding sequence TTGCAGAAGCTTAAATATGTTATTAGTCGTTACCGTTCACGCAAAAACGTCGTCGATCGCAACCGTATTGGGGGAATTTTTATAGTGGATACCATTATCTGTTTGATTATTATGATTCCATTTTTAATCTTTGCAATTGTTTTATCGCAAGGCAAAGGTGCATTTTTACTAGCAGGTTATAACACGATGAAAGAAAGTAAAAAAGAGATCTATAATGAAAAAGCACTGGCTAAATTTATGGGAAAGATTATGTATGGTTACTCTTTCTGTATACTATTATGGGCACTCGATGGGGTATTCAAAACGGAATGGCTCTTTATTGTTAGTGTCGTTCTATTTATAGGGCTCACTGTTTTTACGCTTCTATATGCGAACTCGGCGAATCGCTTTAAAAAGTAA
- the argH gene encoding argininosuccinate lyase, with protein MTKLWGGRFQKSAEAWVDEFGASIGFDQQLVLEDLEGSVAHVTMLGATGILPAADVEAILGGLAQLQEKAIAGELEFTVANEDIHLNLEKMLIDCIGPVGGKLHTGRSRNDQVATDMHIFLKKRVKEAIDLIETFQKTLLEKAEEHVETIAPGYTHLQRAQPISFAHHLMAYFWMLERDKQRLTESMKRIDILPLGAGAMAGTTFPIDRLKSAELLGFSEVYANSMDAVSDRDFIVEFLSNSSLLMAHLSRFAEEIILWSTDEFKFIELDDAFSTGSSIMPQKKNPDMAELIRGKTGRVYGNLMGLLTVLKGTPLTYNKDMQEDKEGMFDTVHTILGSLKIFEGMVRTMTVNTERLHKAVHSDFSNATELADYLATKGMPFREAHEVTGKLVFTCIQKGIYLLDLPIEDMQKESELIEADIYEVLAPEAAVRRRHSLGGTGFDQVTIQIEKAKACLS; from the coding sequence ATGACAAAACTTTGGGGCGGACGTTTCCAAAAATCAGCAGAAGCTTGGGTTGATGAGTTTGGTGCATCAATCGGCTTTGACCAACAACTTGTATTGGAAGACCTAGAAGGTAGTGTCGCACATGTGACGATGCTTGGTGCTACAGGAATTTTACCAGCAGCCGATGTAGAAGCGATTCTTGGCGGTCTTGCACAACTTCAGGAAAAAGCAATCGCTGGTGAACTAGAATTTACTGTTGCGAATGAAGATATACATCTAAACCTTGAAAAAATGCTTATTGATTGCATCGGGCCAGTTGGTGGTAAACTTCATACAGGACGTAGCCGTAATGACCAAGTAGCAACAGATATGCATATTTTCTTAAAGAAACGTGTAAAGGAAGCAATCGATTTAATCGAGACATTCCAAAAAACGTTATTAGAAAAAGCAGAGGAGCATGTTGAAACCATTGCGCCAGGCTATACGCATTTACAACGTGCGCAACCGATTTCTTTTGCCCATCATTTAATGGCCTATTTTTGGATGCTTGAACGCGATAAACAACGTTTGACAGAATCCATGAAACGTATTGATATTTTACCACTAGGTGCTGGAGCAATGGCTGGGACAACTTTCCCAATTGATCGTTTAAAATCAGCAGAGCTACTTGGCTTTAGTGAAGTATACGCAAATTCCATGGATGCGGTAAGTGACCGTGATTTTATCGTCGAATTTTTAAGTAATTCATCGTTATTAATGGCGCATTTATCTCGTTTTGCTGAAGAAATTATTTTATGGTCAACAGATGAATTTAAATTTATTGAATTGGATGATGCCTTCTCTACAGGCTCTTCCATCATGCCACAGAAGAAAAATCCCGATATGGCAGAGCTAATTCGAGGAAAAACTGGTCGTGTCTACGGTAACCTTATGGGCTTACTAACTGTATTAAAAGGGACACCGTTAACTTACAACAAAGATATGCAAGAAGACAAAGAAGGTATGTTCGATACCGTGCATACGATTCTAGGATCTTTAAAAATCTTTGAAGGCATGGTGCGCACGATGACAGTAAATACAGAGCGTCTGCACAAGGCAGTACACTCTGACTTCTCCAATGCAACGGAATTGGCGGATTATCTTGCAACAAAAGGGATGCCGTTCCGTGAAGCACATGAAGTAACAGGTAAATTAGTCTTTACGTGTATTCAAAAGGGCATTTATTTATTAGATTTACCAATTGAAGACATGCAAAAAGAAAGTGAGCTTATCGAAGCTGATATTTATGAAGTATTAGCACCAGAAGCTGCTGTCCGCCGTCGACATTCATTAGGCGGTACAGGTTTCGACCAAGTTACTATTCAAATCGAGAAAGCAAAAGCCTGTCTTTCTTAA
- a CDS encoding YpzG family protein gives MSRPEQLDPKSQKIHRNWTRIKRSKSQVNGETEITLHNRILRSEAKARQF, from the coding sequence ATGAGTAGGCCTGAACAACTAGACCCGAAATCTCAAAAAATCCACCGTAACTGGACAAGGATTAAGCGTTCAAAATCTCAAGTAAATGGTGAAACGGAGATAACTCTTCATAACCGTATCTTGAGAAGTGAAGCGAAAGCCCGACAGTTCTAA
- a CDS encoding GNAT family N-acetyltransferase codes for MNNPITIRVAHLADAQKMLEIQREVLAEDLFLITTTEEFQQTIEGQQSWIQTKLANDHEIIFVAEHHNEVIGWLAFQSPNRKRLAHTGSFGMMIQKNHRGQGIGKRLIEALLTWAVANPAIEKVCLGVFSTNVGAIALYQKMGFIEEGRKINEIKVRDGEYVDDVLMYKMV; via the coding sequence ATGAACAATCCAATTACCATTCGTGTGGCACATCTTGCTGATGCACAAAAAATGCTTGAAATACAACGTGAAGTTTTAGCAGAAGATTTATTTTTAATAACAACAACTGAGGAATTCCAACAAACTATTGAAGGACAGCAATCGTGGATCCAGACGAAATTAGCAAATGACCATGAAATAATTTTCGTAGCAGAACATCATAATGAGGTCATAGGGTGGCTTGCATTTCAATCACCGAATCGAAAACGTTTAGCTCATACTGGCAGTTTTGGCATGATGATACAAAAAAATCACAGAGGGCAGGGAATTGGTAAACGGCTAATAGAGGCATTACTGACATGGGCAGTTGCCAATCCAGCAATTGAAAAGGTTTGCTTAGGCGTGTTTTCAACAAATGTAGGTGCCATTGCGCTTTATCAAAAAATGGGTTTTATTGAAGAAGGTAGAAAGATTAACGAAATTAAAGTAAGGGACGGTGAGTATGTTGATGATGTGTTAATGTATAAAATGGTTTAA
- a CDS encoding alpha/beta hydrolase, which translates to MKKLFVLCCIALLLVACSQKEEETKADKKKEGQVMNEQLIGKWAGDIEIPNASLPIIVDLQKEGGTLSVPAQGLSNYPFKSVTYDGNEVQIIINLNGSFIEVKGLLKDDQIEATFNQNGGKFRLLLKPYEEQPSEPVSYETFSVPVKDGDLTVALQKSNKEPSPVVLIIAGSGPTDKDGNSAIAGKNNSLKMLAEGLAQEGIASVRYDKRGIGDNTKLLTKEDDISVDLYVDDAVQVLNALTANKAFSSVHIIGHSEGSLIGMLAAQKASVESFVSIAGAGRAADELLLEQITGQLTPTLTAEATTILAALKKGEQVKNISPELQPLFRASVQPYMISWLKYNPAMELQKLTSRALIVQGTNDIQVKATDAEALKHGNEKAELIYMDGMNHILKNAPEDRQGNLATYADPTLPLHPNLLPTIQKFIANN; encoded by the coding sequence ATGAAAAAGCTATTTGTTTTATGCTGTATCGCACTATTATTAGTTGCCTGTTCACAAAAAGAAGAGGAAACAAAGGCGGACAAGAAGAAGGAGGGGCAAGTGATGAATGAACAACTAATCGGGAAATGGGCAGGCGACATTGAAATTCCAAATGCATCGCTACCAATTATTGTAGATTTACAAAAAGAGGGTGGAACTTTATCTGTTCCAGCACAAGGTTTAAGCAACTACCCATTTAAAAGTGTAACGTATGATGGGAATGAAGTACAAATTATCATTAACTTAAATGGTTCGTTTATTGAAGTGAAGGGATTATTAAAAGACGACCAAATTGAAGCAACATTTAATCAAAATGGTGGGAAATTCCGCCTGCTATTAAAACCTTACGAAGAACAGCCTTCTGAGCCAGTTTCCTATGAAACATTTTCAGTTCCTGTAAAGGATGGCGATTTAACTGTCGCACTGCAAAAAAGTAATAAGGAGCCATCACCTGTCGTTCTCATTATTGCAGGCTCTGGACCGACCGATAAAGATGGAAATTCTGCAATTGCTGGGAAAAATAATAGCTTGAAAATGCTTGCTGAAGGACTGGCGCAAGAGGGCATTGCAAGTGTGCGATATGATAAAAGAGGCATCGGAGATAATACGAAATTGTTAACAAAAGAAGATGATATCTCCGTCGATTTATATGTTGATGATGCTGTTCAAGTCCTCAATGCATTGACTGCAAATAAAGCTTTCTCAAGCGTCCATATTATTGGTCACAGTGAAGGCTCGTTAATAGGCATGCTTGCTGCACAAAAAGCGAGCGTGGAATCATTTGTGTCAATAGCAGGTGCAGGCAGAGCAGCAGATGAATTGTTGCTAGAGCAAATAACTGGACAATTAACACCTACTCTAACTGCTGAAGCAACAACTATTCTTGCAGCACTCAAAAAAGGAGAGCAAGTAAAAAATATCTCTCCTGAGCTACAACCATTATTTAGGGCTTCAGTGCAGCCATATATGATTTCCTGGCTAAAATATAATCCAGCTATGGAGTTACAAAAATTAACAAGTCGCGCATTAATTGTTCAAGGTACGAATGATATTCAAGTAAAGGCTACTGATGCAGAAGCGTTAAAGCATGGAAATGAAAAAGCAGAGCTAATTTATATGGATGGCATGAATCATATTTTAAAAAACGCACCAGAAGATCGACAAGGGAATCTAGCTACATATGCAGACCCAACATTACCGTTACATCCAAACTTACTACCGACGATTCAAAAATTTATCGCAAATAACTAG
- a CDS encoding carboxymuconolactone decarboxylase family protein encodes MMDRFTKGLETIKQYVNEEEVARMVDSDALADIAPDLRKMIIEFAYGDVYSRQGLDAKSRALVVITAVVTQGAIQQTKTHITRGLYVGLTPTEIVEALLQLVPYIGFPRVQNALTVAQQVFQEKQLSVKLDV; translated from the coding sequence GTGATGGATCGTTTTACAAAGGGGTTAGAAACGATAAAACAATATGTCAATGAAGAAGAAGTAGCTCGTATGGTCGACTCAGATGCACTAGCTGATATAGCGCCCGATTTACGTAAAATGATAATTGAGTTCGCCTATGGAGATGTTTATTCACGGCAAGGTCTTGACGCAAAAAGTAGAGCACTTGTCGTAATCACAGCAGTTGTTACACAAGGTGCCATCCAACAAACAAAAACGCATATTACCCGCGGTTTGTATGTAGGGTTAACACCTACAGAAATTGTAGAAGCTCTTTTGCAATTAGTGCCTTATATAGGGTTTCCACGCGTGCAAAACGCATTAACGGTTGCTCAGCAAGTTTTTCAGGAAAAACAGCTAAGTGTAAAATTAGATGTGTAA
- a CDS encoding cupin domain-containing protein, whose translation MKMYHFSKDCGNAIVNYDSFHSSYTKILKTVEPTNIGFIYIEAGGEVGLHEAPVPQLFIVTQGEGWVYGKKREKLLVKQGDGVYWKEGQAHASGSDTGLTALVIQSTQIDLPV comes from the coding sequence ATGAAAATGTATCATTTCTCAAAGGATTGTGGCAATGCAATTGTCAATTACGACTCTTTTCATTCATCTTATACTAAAATATTGAAAACTGTAGAGCCAACGAATATTGGTTTTATATACATAGAAGCGGGTGGTGAAGTTGGATTACATGAAGCACCAGTTCCACAGCTATTCATTGTTACTCAGGGAGAAGGATGGGTTTATGGTAAAAAGAGGGAAAAATTACTTGTAAAACAAGGGGATGGGGTTTATTGGAAAGAGGGGCAGGCGCATGCATCGGGAAGTGACACAGGATTAACAGCCCTCGTTATTCAATCTACACAAATTGATTTGCCTGTATAA